The following proteins are encoded in a genomic region of Reichenbachiella sp.:
- a CDS encoding outer membrane beta-barrel protein: MKQYILTILLASLGFFNLHAQAIELSGYGGYMVSGKSTYYDGEIDVYDGGVFGGTLGYDLGNGMQVQFLYNRNSASGRIIYYPAFQEIELYDFDLVTEHYHLGVEKLLGGNEMIRPYGAMSLGVVAYTPKNVRSDDNSNFHDLDAVTRFSMGAGLGVKIFPTEKIGIKLQAKMFMPLMFSGVGIFCGTGGCGGGSSFYVPIVHGEFSGGVVLRIAQ; the protein is encoded by the coding sequence ATGAAACAATACATCTTAACAATTCTCTTAGCTTCATTAGGCTTTTTTAACCTCCATGCTCAGGCCATAGAACTATCTGGCTATGGTGGATATATGGTAAGTGGTAAATCCACCTACTATGATGGTGAAATTGACGTCTACGACGGAGGTGTGTTCGGAGGGACATTAGGGTACGACTTAGGAAATGGTATGCAAGTGCAATTTCTCTACAATAGAAATTCGGCAAGCGGAAGAATCATATATTATCCGGCTTTTCAGGAAATAGAGTTATATGATTTTGACCTTGTTACTGAACACTATCATCTTGGTGTTGAAAAACTCCTTGGTGGGAATGAGATGATCAGGCCGTATGGAGCAATGAGTTTAGGAGTAGTGGCCTACACACCTAAAAACGTCAGGTCAGACGACAATAGCAATTTTCATGACTTAGATGCTGTTACTCGATTTTCAATGGGTGCAGGATTAGGAGTCAAAATATTTCCAACTGAAAAAATTGGGATCAAACTCCAAGCAAAAATGTTTATGCCTTTAATGTTTAGTGGAGTAGGAATATTCTGCGGTACAGGTGGCTGTGGAGGAGGCAGCTCTTTTTATGTACCTATCGTGCATGGCGAATTTTCAGGGGGAGTTGTCCTGAGAATAGCTCAATAA